In Deltaproteobacteria bacterium, the following proteins share a genomic window:
- the lgt gene encoding prolipoprotein diacylglyceryl transferase, with product MYPTLFTIPYLGFKVHSYGVMVALAFFLGMQVISREAKRQGLPADKILDLCFYIIIAAIVGSRVFYILVEEPHLLLSPLDWFKIWEGGLVFYGGFIGSLAVGFWYLHKHRLNFLKTVDVFILALPLGHSLGRIGCFLAGCCYGKPAPHFPFSVVFPLTSESIAPVGVPLFPTQLMESIAELLVFVFLFWKSRKKKFDGQILLLYLVLYSIVRSVVEVFRGDISRGFVWDEKISVAQGISVVLVIVALILWKKLSKKSPLP from the coding sequence ATGTACCCAACCCTTTTCACCATTCCTTATCTTGGCTTCAAAGTTCACAGTTATGGAGTGATGGTTGCCCTGGCCTTTTTTTTGGGCATGCAAGTTATCAGTCGTGAAGCCAAACGTCAGGGCCTTCCCGCGGATAAAATCCTGGACCTTTGTTTTTATATCATTATCGCGGCCATTGTCGGTTCTAGGGTGTTCTACATTCTGGTAGAGGAGCCTCATCTCCTACTTTCTCCCTTGGATTGGTTCAAAATTTGGGAAGGTGGCCTGGTTTTTTATGGAGGATTCATTGGCTCGCTGGCAGTTGGTTTTTGGTATCTTCACAAACATCGTTTGAACTTTTTAAAAACAGTGGATGTTTTCATCCTTGCCTTGCCCCTCGGCCACAGCCTGGGAAGAATAGGCTGTTTTTTAGCTGGCTGTTGTTATGGGAAACCCGCCCCTCATTTCCCTTTCTCAGTAGTTTTTCCGCTTACTTCGGAATCAATAGCCCCGGTGGGTGTCCCCCTTTTCCCCACTCAGCTGATGGAATCTATTGCCGAATTATTGGTTTTCGTGTTCTTATTCTGGAAAAGTCGTAAGAAAAAATTTGACGGTCAAATCCTGCTTCTGTACCTTGTTTTATACTCGATTGTTCGGTCTGTCGTAGAAGTTTTCCGAGGAGATATTTCTCGGGGCTTTGTGTGGGATGAAAAGATTAGCGTTGCACAAGGCATTAGTGTGGTGTTGGTTATTGTTGCTTTGATACTGTGGAAGAAATTATCAAAAAAATCCCCTCTCCCTTGA